A DNA window from Cydia pomonella isolate Wapato2018A chromosome 18, ilCydPomo1, whole genome shotgun sequence contains the following coding sequences:
- the LOC133527492 gene encoding uncharacterized protein LOC133527492 isoform X2, whose product MKNSVIYFMKPFWYMKQLNLCKMSVSSNASQLITQKTKESFEDALPSIMDTITTNTQFADVPEVGNWVKKTLDYNLGGGKKTRGMTTLLAYEKFEKPGNVTDETIHSAKMLGWCVEMLQAYLLILDDIMDSSSTRRGMPCWYRLPDVGTRAINDAILIYSSMFHVIKTQFGGEKFYTKILELFNETLFQTSIGQHLDLTMANRHKNDYSLFTIEQYNAIVKYKTAYYTFKLPVCLGLLLANNTDPAKHKKVEDICLDIGRFFQIQDDYIDCYGDESVSGKKGTDIQAGKCSWFAVQALQQCDANQRTVFSACYGSQEPAHIERIKILYRQLQLPELYAETEAKMYEALISQARAMPEDLSPTLFIKLIDMLNKRSY is encoded by the exons AGACGAAAGAGTCTTTTGAGGACGCGCTTCCAAGCATCATGGATACTATCACCACTAACACACAGTTTGCAGACGTACCTGAAGTTGGGAATTGGGTGAAAAAG ACGCTGGATTACAACTTAGGTGGAGGGAAGAAAACAAGAGGCATGACAACACTCCTTGCCTATGAGAAGTTTGAGAAACCAGGGAATGTGACTGACGAAACTATTCATTCAGCGAAAATGCTTGGCTGGTGTGTGGAGATG CTGCAAGCATACCTGCTCATACTAGACGACATAATGGACAGCTCGTCGACGCGCCGCGGCATGCCGTGCTGGTACCGTCTGCCGGACGTCGGCACCCGCGCCATTAATGACGCCATCTTGATTTACTCCTCCATGTTCCACGTCATCAAGACGCAGTTCGGGGGCGAGAAGTTCTATACTAAGATATTGGAATTGTTTAATGAg ACTCTCTTCCAAACCTCAATCGGGCAGCACCTAGATCTGACGATGGCGAATCGTCACAAAAACGACTACAGTTTGTTCACGATAGAGCAGTACAACGCTATCGTCAAGTACAAGACTGCGTACTACACATTCAAGCTGCCGGTGTGTTTAGGCTTGCTGTTGGCCAACAACACGGACCCGGCCAAGCATAAGAAGGTTGAAGATATCTGCCTCGATATTGGCAGGTTCTTCCAGATACAG GACGACTACATAGACTGCTATGGCGATGAATCGGTAAGCGGCAAGAAAGGCACGGACATTCAAGCGGGCAAGTGCTCGTGGTTTGCGGTACAGGCCCTGCAACAATGCGACGCCAACCAGAGGACTGTGTTCAGTGCCTGCTACGGCAGCCAGGAACCGGCGCATATTGAGCGGATAAAGATATTATACAG acagTTACAGCTGCCGGAACTTTACGCTGAAACGGAAGCCAAAATGTACGAAGCGCTGATAAGTCAAGCTCGAGCGATGCCCGAAGATCTGTCGCCTACTCTATTCATCAAACTTATTGATATGCTCAACAAGAGGAGCTATTGA
- the LOC133527492 gene encoding uncharacterized protein LOC133527492 isoform X3, with translation MKQLNLCKMSVSSNASQLITQKTKESFEDALPSIMDTITTNTQFADVPEVGNWVKKTLDYNLGGGKKTRGMTTLLAYEKFEKPGNVTDETIHSAKMLGWCVEMLQAYLLILDDIMDSSSTRRGMPCWYRLPDVGTRAINDAILIYSSMFHVIKTQFGGEKFYTKILELFNETLFQTSIGQHLDLTMANRHKNDYSLFTIEQYNAIVKYKTAYYTFKLPVCLGLLLANNTDPAKHKKVEDICLDIGRFFQIQDDYIDCYGDESVSGKKGTDIQAGKCSWFAVQALQQCDANQRTVFSACYGSQEPAHIERIKILYRQLQLPELYAETEAKMYEALISQARAMPEDLSPTLFIKLIDMLNKRSY, from the exons AGACGAAAGAGTCTTTTGAGGACGCGCTTCCAAGCATCATGGATACTATCACCACTAACACACAGTTTGCAGACGTACCTGAAGTTGGGAATTGGGTGAAAAAG ACGCTGGATTACAACTTAGGTGGAGGGAAGAAAACAAGAGGCATGACAACACTCCTTGCCTATGAGAAGTTTGAGAAACCAGGGAATGTGACTGACGAAACTATTCATTCAGCGAAAATGCTTGGCTGGTGTGTGGAGATG CTGCAAGCATACCTGCTCATACTAGACGACATAATGGACAGCTCGTCGACGCGCCGCGGCATGCCGTGCTGGTACCGTCTGCCGGACGTCGGCACCCGCGCCATTAATGACGCCATCTTGATTTACTCCTCCATGTTCCACGTCATCAAGACGCAGTTCGGGGGCGAGAAGTTCTATACTAAGATATTGGAATTGTTTAATGAg ACTCTCTTCCAAACCTCAATCGGGCAGCACCTAGATCTGACGATGGCGAATCGTCACAAAAACGACTACAGTTTGTTCACGATAGAGCAGTACAACGCTATCGTCAAGTACAAGACTGCGTACTACACATTCAAGCTGCCGGTGTGTTTAGGCTTGCTGTTGGCCAACAACACGGACCCGGCCAAGCATAAGAAGGTTGAAGATATCTGCCTCGATATTGGCAGGTTCTTCCAGATACAG GACGACTACATAGACTGCTATGGCGATGAATCGGTAAGCGGCAAGAAAGGCACGGACATTCAAGCGGGCAAGTGCTCGTGGTTTGCGGTACAGGCCCTGCAACAATGCGACGCCAACCAGAGGACTGTGTTCAGTGCCTGCTACGGCAGCCAGGAACCGGCGCATATTGAGCGGATAAAGATATTATACAG acagTTACAGCTGCCGGAACTTTACGCTGAAACGGAAGCCAAAATGTACGAAGCGCTGATAAGTCAAGCTCGAGCGATGCCCGAAGATCTGTCGCCTACTCTATTCATCAAACTTATTGATATGCTCAACAAGAGGAGCTATTGA